In Heyndrickxia vini, the sequence AAAATTCATAAGGCGGCGGATTTTGTACGAAATGATCTACCAGGTGTTGAAAATGATATTCGACGGGTTGCAGAGCTCATTCGCACAAAGCTTCCCGAAGTAGAAGAAGCAACACATAAAATTGCTAATTTAGTTCGCAATGACTTGCCCGGCCTGGAAAAGGCAGTTAAAAATACAGCAAATAAAGTAAGGAAGTTTAATAATGAGGAAAATTTAGGAGACATCATTGAACTGTTAAAAAATGATATCAATAAAGAAAGTGATTTCCTCGCAAACCCTGTTCTATTAAAGGAACATAAAGTATTTCCTATTCCAAACTACGGATCAGCGAATTCACCTTTCTACACAACGTTAAGTCTTTGGGTAGGTGCACTACTCTTGATTTCCTTATTACGGGTGGATGTGGAGAATCCAGAATCGATTTATTCACCCTATCACGAATATTTTGGAAGGTTCCTTACTTTTGCTACGATTGGTTTTTTCCAGGCGTTAATTGTTACTTTAGGGGATATGATCCTCCTGAAAGCATATGTAGCAGATAAGATACCATTTATTCTATCTAGTATTTTTATCAGCTTCGTATTTATGTCTATCGTTTATACACTCGTTTCGATTTTCGGGAATGTAGGAAAAGGATTGGCGATTATACTGCTCGTACTACAAATTTCAGGGTCGGGAGGAACCTTTCCCATTCAAGTAGCCCCACCTTTTTTCCGAGCAATTAACCCATTTCTTCCATTTACCTATGCGATTAATTTAATGAGGGAAACGGTCGGTGGAATGGTGCATGAATTGGTTATCTACAACGTCATGTTTCTCTTGCTATTTTTAATCATAGGGTTTGGCTTAGGTATTTTCTTGAAAAAGCCGTTGGCAAAGTATACCGAAAAAGTAGCTAAACAAGCGAAAAAAAGTAAGCTTATACATTAAAGAACAAGGGACGATAGTAGCTTGATGCTAGATCGTCCCTATTGTATGTTACTTCCCCAACAGATGCGCTTTAATAAAAGAAAAAAGAAGTTGATAAAATGGCATGATTTCTCTCCGCACATTCGTTAGTGGACATATAATCAGTTATATTTATAAAATGACCCTAATTTAATAGGAAAGCGGACACTGAGTCCCTTATTAATGAAAAAACAGAAGGAAATGACTACTTTTTCACTAAATAAAGGAACCTCTGTCCGCAAACATAGAGAATGAACCTGTTTTGTCACAGATAACGGATCGGGTGTCCGTCAACCTGAATAAAAAGGACCTCGGCAAATTTGACCGAGATCCTTCTATAAAATACTTAATTAATCGTACAAATCCTAAGGAACTAACCCTTATTTCGCCTCAGCAGGCTTCATTTGTGTGGTTTCCTGTGAATTTAACTTATTGACGGCTTTATTGCTTGTATCGACACGTTTAACAAATAGGGCTAATACTAAAGCGACAATATTTATTGCTAGAGCCACATAGAATGAATATTGTATACCGGCTAATAAAGATTTTTGCGTTAATAAAGCTTCTGTAGCTTTATTAAAAGTTGTTGGGTCGATGCTTGTCATCAAGTCTTCTGCTTTTGTCTTTGTCACGGAATTCATAATAGTTACAAGGACGGCAGTACCAATCGAACCGGACACTTGCTGTGCGGTATTGTTTATCGCAGTACCATGCGGATTTAAGCGATTTGGTAATTGATTTAGACCGTTTGTCATAATTGGCATCATTACCATAGACATACCAAACATGCGAAGCGTGTAAACTAAAATAATATAAGAGTAACTAGAGTCGATTTGTAAGTTTGCTAACATGTATGTTGAAACTGCTGTAACCAAAAGTCCTACCACAGCAAGAATTCGCGGACCAAATTTATCGAATAATTTACCTGTTATTGGTGACATGATACCCATTATTATTGCACCTGGAAGCATCATTAAACCGGAATCAAGCGGTGATATACCTCTTACGCTTTGTACATATGCTGGTGTTAAAATCATTCCAGAGAACATTGCTACTGCATTTACAATTGCAATAATGGATGCAAGTGCAAACATTGGGTACTTGTATACACGTAAATCTAAAAGCGGTTCCTTCAGTTTCAATTGACGGATGATGAAAGCTATTAAAGCAACAGCACCAACAATTAAAGTTGTTAAGACTAATGAATCCGTCCATCCATCTGAACTTGCGGAACTAAATCCATATAATAATCCACCAAAACCGAAAGTAGATAATAGAACAGAGAAGTAATCAAGAGTAGCCTTTTTGTTTTGATCCATTACATTTTTCATTTTCCAAATTGCTAACAGTAAACTAATAATCGCTAACGGTAAAATCATTTTGAATAGGATTCGCCAGTCATAATACTCAACAATATAACCCGATAATGTTGGCCCAATAGCAGGGGCCGTAATCATAACTAATCCGAAAACTCCCATTGCTGTCCCACGTTTTTCACGAGGGAAGCTAACTAACATAATATTCATTAACAAAGGTCCCATTACAGAAGAACCAGCTGCTTGGATCATTCGCCCAGCAAGTAATACACTAAAGTTTGGTGCAAACGCTGCCGTCGCAGTACCTAGTGTAAAAATCGCCATAGCTGTAATAAATAAATTACGATTTGAAAAGCGTGTGATTAAGAAAGCTGATGCGGGAATTAAGACACCGCTAACTAGCATATAGCCTGTGGCAAGCCACTGAACGGTTGAATAATCTTTAATTTTTAAATCCACCATAATAGAAGGCAATGCGACATTTAATAACGAGTTATTTAGAAAAGAAACAAATGCGCCTATAAATAAAATTGCCAGCATTAAATACGGTGGTTTCTTTTGTTGTATTGCTGAATCCATATTTTTGTATCCCCTTTTTTTGTAAAATTAACTTAATGGACGATTCTTTAAAGACTTCCTAGGCATTTTGAGTACCCATACATTTGAAATTAGGTCGTCTACAAATCTGAACATTTATCCCTTTTTTTTGTAGTTGTTCTGCAATCTTTTTTACATTCATCTTCTTTTTCTTTGCTTCAAGGGGCATTAATGCTCTTCCTTATATAAACCTCTTTTTAGAAGTTCCATTTGATCGATATAATTTTTTAATGTTTCTTCATCTGATAATTCCTTGCCAAACATATGAACAAGATTATGAAAGGTTACTGCTGAAGCAATTTTCATTATTTGATGCAGATCCTTTTCGTCCTTTATGTTCAAATTTTTAGTATTAATCAAGTGAATGATATCGAAATACTGTTTTTTCTGACTCTCCTCGTAAAGATTATTCATTAGTGTGTTTTCAAGCTTATAATTCATATTTAAAAAAGCATTTTTAAAGAAGCCTTTATGTTCAGGATTTTTATGAACTTTTATCAAAAATTGAAAGGATTCGATAAATGTATCAAAAATATCACCATCCTTCTCCTTTAAAATAGATATGAATCGTTCCGCATTTTTTTTCGATAGTTGATTTAATAAGTAAAAATATAAATCCTCTTTATCCTCAAAATACTGATAAAAGCTTCCTCTCGGAATCCCAGCATTTTTAATAATATTTGCGATCGATGCGTCATGTAATGGGACTCTAGAAAACTCCTCTTTAGCAGATTTAATTAAAGTTTCCTGCTTATCTTTAGATAAGTGAAAAAACGTTTGTTTTGGCATTGTTACTCTCTCACCTCGATTTGTGACAACGTGTCATAAATGATTACATTTCAATATTATAAATGACAGATTGTCATAAGTCAATAAAAAAACGACAGTCTGTCACATGTTTTTTTTCACCTTACTGTATCAATAAAATATAAAATCCATCGAATAAAAACACCGTTGTGATGTGTTTTTTTCGATGGATTTCCTTAAAGCGTAAATTAACTTGCACCTATCCCATTTCCCCTACAACTTTCACTCTTAATCGGGTTGCGTTTTCCGGGTGATAAGCAAGTGGAGTTTCTTCCACTTCAACTAATTCAATCGTATCAGAAACGGCTCCAGCTAAAATAGCTTGTTTCACTGCTTTATCTTGCGCATCTTTCAATGAATCCTCCCGAGACTCTCTTGAATAAATATAAATCTGTTCATATTGTCCACTGATTTGAGAAATCGACGCACCAATCGCATTTGCTACTCCCCCATTTTCAGTTTTAATACTATTTGATACGCCCCGAATCTTATCCGGAACAATGATACTGCCCCCACCTACTAAAACGAGCTGAACATCCTCTGATGAAGTTTTCATTTTATCAATGGCCTGCTCAATTAAAGAAGAAATTTCAAATAGTACATCTTTTGCGAATTCCTCATCAATATGTGCCACTAAACTCTTATCTCCGACATCAGCAAAACCTAGTCGAACAGCGATATCCGTTGTTGTAAGTGTTTTTCCTCCAAAGACAAGTGCTTCTTGACCGATCCTATATCCTACGCTATCGGGTCCAACCGTAATTTTGCCGTTGTTTACGCGAACAATGCTTCCTCCACCAAGGCCAACAGAAATAATATCTGGCATTCTAAAGTTAGTGCGGATATCACCAACTTCCACTGCTACAGAAGATTC encodes:
- a CDS encoding MDR family MFS transporter: MDSAIQQKKPPYLMLAILFIGAFVSFLNNSLLNVALPSIMVDLKIKDYSTVQWLATGYMLVSGVLIPASAFLITRFSNRNLFITAMAIFTLGTATAAFAPNFSVLLAGRMIQAAGSSVMGPLLMNIMLVSFPREKRGTAMGVFGLVMITAPAIGPTLSGYIVEYYDWRILFKMILPLAIISLLLAIWKMKNVMDQNKKATLDYFSVLLSTFGFGGLLYGFSSASSDGWTDSLVLTTLIVGAVALIAFIIRQLKLKEPLLDLRVYKYPMFALASIIAIVNAVAMFSGMILTPAYVQSVRGISPLDSGLMMLPGAIIMGIMSPITGKLFDKFGPRILAVVGLLVTAVSTYMLANLQIDSSYSYIILVYTLRMFGMSMVMMPIMTNGLNQLPNRLNPHGTAINNTAQQVSGSIGTAVLVTIMNSVTKTKAEDLMTSIDPTTFNKATEALLTQKSLLAGIQYSFYVALAINIVALVLALFVKRVDTSNKAVNKLNSQETTQMKPAEAK
- a CDS encoding TetR/AcrR family transcriptional regulator — encoded protein: MPKQTFFHLSKDKQETLIKSAKEEFSRVPLHDASIANIIKNAGIPRGSFYQYFEDKEDLYFYLLNQLSKKNAERFISILKEKDGDIFDTFIESFQFLIKVHKNPEHKGFFKNAFLNMNYKLENTLMNNLYEESQKKQYFDIIHLINTKNLNIKDEKDLHQIMKIASAVTFHNLVHMFGKELSDEETLKNYIDQMELLKRGLYKEEH